In Vespula vulgaris chromosome 19, iyVesVulg1.1, whole genome shotgun sequence, a single genomic region encodes these proteins:
- the LOC127070923 gene encoding uncharacterized protein LOC127070923, with protein sequence MLSIAIIEILFQIVSAIMVPEFWYELQELEKSQGIQEGDRSLIIADTMERYNKSNLDSDWTPCVMSFLRDHSKSSMTVLMANSSEDRLADLDLLVRIFQADIATYTLNNAEDLNGYEKISSIIIVIENLEDLKRRNCTHYLKLCTYESCKFVVIIGSRIFEDEDNFLQEANNIQQWMWLERISKIIILGNIGGTVLLASSRSFKPDELCTPSEPILLSKCEGNVWEGESEIENLRLNGCKLVVGYHDYPPYSFVSNETGGGKILGLEGFMIEEILSGMKGRAIRELITLTGNESIDNDFKMITYQDALKIDLLIGGRLWNPDKDTDFTIAYDMVPLVWILPTKSNVSLRGLVAPFGKTVWLGILGVLLLGIIVKLFLIKNISFLDISALVLGVSVFRQPVETSSRLLFISWALFSFFITQYYLASLSEQLINASNLQIETMKELLSSGLELGGTSRYANLFDNKDEDEDDDYEEKVLIRDIREKFLIFSYDDYVRQLSDLFKGKNTSIALVVKLNVSDHQLLNLPKQHVSVLKENMGTHPLAIATWKGFPCLKRINIKMQELIENGITKHWAQLITMNGNYFHLDDETESDNVIDLESVAPSFLLLIIGYLIGICVFIIELIAFPSKFLE encoded by the coding sequence ATGCTTTCAATTGCGATCATAGAAATACTGTTTCAAATAGTTTCTGCCATTATGGTGCCAGAGTTTTGGTACGAATTACAGGAGTTGGAGAAATCTCAAGGAATACAGGAAGGTGATCGTTCCTTAATCATTGCCGATACGATGGAACGATATAACAAGAGTAATCTAGATTCAGATTGGACACCTTGCGTCATGAGTTTCCTGCGAGATCATTCGAAATCTTCTATGACCGTTCTTATGGCAAACTCTTCCGAAGATAGATTAGCCGATTTAGATTTACTCGTACGTATTTTTCAAGCCGATATCGCAACGTATACGTTGAACAACGCCGAAGATCTTAACGGATACGAGAAGATATCGTCCATAATTATCGTCATCGAAAACTTGGAGGatctaaaaagaagaaactgtaCCCACTATCTCAAATTGTGCACTTACGAGTCATGCAAATTTGTTGTAATAATAGGATCAAGAATTTTCGAGGACGAAGATAATTTTCTCCAAGAAGCCAATAACATACAACAGTGGATGTGGTTGGAACGGATTAGTAAAATCATCATTTTGGGAAATATTGGAGGTACCGTCTTATTAGCAAGTAGTCGATCCTTTAAGCCCGACGAATTGTGTACTCCGTCTGAACCGATTCTTTTAAGCAAATGTGAGGGAAACGTTTGGGAAGGCGAAAGTGAGATCGAAAACCTTCGATTGAACGGTTGTAAACTTGTTGTTGGTTACCACGATTATCCGCCTTACTCTTTCGTGAGTAACGAGACAGGCGGTGGGAAAATATTAGGATTGGAAGGATTCATGATCGAGGAGATATTGTCCGGTATGAAGGGCCGAGCGATAAGAGAATTGATAACATTGACGGGCAACGAAAGCATTGACAACGATTTTAAGATGATAACGTATCAAGACGCTCTAAAAATCGACTTGCTGATAGGTGGTCGTCTATGGAACCCTGATAAAGATACAGACTTTACGATCGCTTACGACATGGTACCATTGGTCTGGATATTGCCGACTAAATCTAACGTATCGCTACGTGGTTTGGTCGCACCATTCGGAAAAACCGTGTGGCTAGGCATTTTAGGTGTTCTCTTATTAGgaatcatcgtgaaattgtTCTTGATCAAAAACATATCTTTCCTAGACATTTCAGCCTTAGTCCTTGGTGTTTCGGTGTTTCGTCAACCAGTAGAAACCTCAAGTCGCCTATTGTTCATTTCTTGGGCCCTCTTTAGTTTCTTCATAACTCAATACTATCTCGCGTCGTTGTCGGAACAACTCATTAACGCGTCGAATCTTCAAATAGAGACGATGAAGGAATTGCTGTCGTCTGGATTGGAATTGGGTGGAACCTCGAGATACGCGAATTTGTTTGATAAtaaagacgaagatgaagacgaCGATTACGAAGAGAAAGTTCTTATTCGGGATATTCGTGAAAAATTTCTGATATTTTCCTACGATGATTATGTCCGCCAGCTTTCGGATCTTTTCAAAGGGAAAAATACAAGTATAGCACTCGTCGTTAAACTGAATGTTTCCGATcatcaattattaaatttaccaAAACAACACGTCAGCGTATTGAAAGAGAATATGGGCACTCATCCGTTAGCCATCGCTACCTGGAAAGGATTTCCATGCTTGAAAAGGATCAATATAAAGATGCAAGAGCTAATAGAGAATGGCATTACAAAACATTGGGCTCAGTTAATCACAATGAATgggaattattttcatttggaCGACGAGACTGAATCCGATAACGTTATCGACCTCGAAAGCGTAGCTCctagttttttattattaattatcggtTATCTCATTGGAATTTGCGTTTTTATTATCGAGCTAATAGCTTTTCCAAGCAAATTTTTAGAATAA